In Acidobacteriota bacterium, a single window of DNA contains:
- a CDS encoding glycosyltransferase family 2 protein, translating to MRALELVLWGVVLFWALAALHAVLNGLLIPRLRRTAPEGGLPFLSVIVPARNEEKAIAPALEALCDQDHPNFEVVVVDDGSTDRTPEILEGLARRHTNLRVVRGEEPPPGWLGKPNAQRVGLENARGEILLFVDADVRYGPGVLRRAASELEARRLDMLLLLSTLEARGLEHVLMSNLDAFTLYVSPAFLANVQALKGIAFGAGSGNLVRRRALEASGGIEAIRGEVVDDVAMGRRIKASGGRFRFVTAFSDVRVRMYEGLGSAVEGFTKNYFAFFGFNPFLGAFLEGGNLLVHTAPAGLLLLAPALHLPPQIMALSGASFGIGLLLNAALCLWAGKPLWIAPLFPLRPLFWSLILFRSARRYYRKGIVWRGREYGKGE from the coding sequence ATGAGGGCTCTGGAGTTGGTCCTCTGGGGCGTGGTTCTCTTCTGGGCCCTCGCCGCCCTCCACGCCGTCCTCAACGGCCTCCTCATTCCCCGGCTCCGGCGCACCGCGCCGGAAGGCGGCCTCCCCTTCCTCTCCGTGATCGTTCCGGCCCGCAACGAGGAGAAGGCCATCGCCCCGGCTCTCGAGGCGCTGTGCGACCAGGACCATCCGAATTTCGAGGTGGTCGTCGTGGACGACGGCTCCACGGACCGCACACCGGAGATCCTCGAGGGCCTCGCGCGGCGCCACACCAACCTCCGCGTCGTGAGGGGGGAGGAGCCGCCTCCGGGCTGGCTCGGGAAACCCAACGCCCAAAGGGTGGGGCTCGAAAACGCCCGAGGGGAGATCCTCCTCTTCGTGGACGCCGACGTGCGCTACGGCCCCGGCGTTCTCCGGAGGGCCGCCTCGGAGCTGGAAGCCCGCCGCCTGGACATGCTCCTCCTCCTCTCGACCCTGGAGGCCCGGGGACTGGAGCACGTCCTGATGAGCAACCTGGACGCCTTCACGCTGTACGTATCCCCCGCCTTCCTCGCCAACGTGCAGGCGCTGAAAGGCATCGCCTTCGGGGCCGGATCGGGAAACCTGGTCCGCAGGCGGGCGCTGGAAGCGTCCGGAGGGATCGAGGCCATCCGGGGCGAGGTCGTGGACGACGTGGCCATGGGAAGGCGGATCAAGGCCTCCGGCGGGCGGTTCCGCTTCGTCACGGCCTTCTCCGACGTGCGCGTGCGGATGTACGAAGGCCTGGGGTCCGCCGTGGAAGGGTTCACGAAAAACTACTTCGCCTTCTTCGGATTCAACCCTTTCCTGGGCGCTTTCCTGGAGGGCGGAAATCTCCTGGTCCACACCGCACCGGCCGGACTGCTCCTTCTCGCCCCGGCCCTCCACCTTCCCCCGCAGATCATGGCCCTGTCCGGCGCCAGCTTCGGCATCGGCCTCCTCCTCAACGCCGCCCTCTGCCTGTGGGCGGGCAAGCCTCTTTGGATCGCCCCGCTCTTTCCCCTGCGCCCCCTTTTCTGGTCCCTCATCTTGTTCCGCTCCGCCCGCCGCTACTACCGGAAGGGCATCGTGTGGCGAGGAAGGGAGTATGGAAAAGGTGAGTAG
- a CDS encoding 2-oxoglutarate dehydrogenase E1 component, whose protein sequence is MSLEKPPVRLGSPAALASAPLVEALYERYKAEPESLDEHWRSFFQGFELAMCPRSCVAADRARAQSQVASLIFAYRSRGHLLAKVDPLGDPVDDHPDLSLDAFGLTEEDLERVFDTGHLGGPQRATLKEILQILKETYCGSIGLEYLHIQDVRVRRWLQAEIEPVRGRPNFPREKKLEILERLIDAELFETFLQSRYPGQKRFSLEGAESLIPAIHAVAEMAPDLGAEELVMGMAHRGRLNVLANILDKSYSMIFSEFEDIGLPDSVGGDGDVKYHRGFSSTHVNASGKPLHISLTSNPSHLEAVDPVVLGRVRAKQRRRNDTVERRKVLPLLIHGDAAFAGQGLVAETLNLSGLPGYTTGGTIHLIVNNQIGFTTLPREGRSTTYATDVAKMIEAPIFHVNGDDPEAVVFAAELCLRFRQTFGRDVILDMVCYRRHGHNEGDEPAFTQPVLYRKIKDRPSVRRLYTERLIQCCDLGQEEADRIAGAFKDRLQAAFEAVKEKAPSRERFAFQDRWAGLDAPYSHAPVATGVSHGVLVEVARALTQVPEGFALNPKVARRLPEIFKAVAERGTVDWPTAELLSFGSLLHEGVPVRLSGQDSARGTFSQRHAVWQDMNTQEPYIPLRNIHSGQARFCVYNSLLSEAAVLGFDYGYSLEEPHMLVLWEAQFGDFANGAQVIIDQFIASSLSKWQRASGIVLLLPHGYEGQGPEHSSAHMERYLQLCAEDNLQVVNLTTPAQYFHALRRQMKRNFRRPLVVMAPKSLLRHPLCVSPVPDLTSDRFHEVLPDPEPPMNVHRVVLCSGKVFYDLLEARRKAGVTDAALVRLEQVHPFPAALLREALAPFSSALEVVWCQEESMNRGAWTFVEPRLRDLLGGLPLRYAGRKASASPAVGSLRAHLQEQAALVRDALALSEEGTR, encoded by the coding sequence GTGTCCCTCGAGAAACCCCCCGTGCGCCTCGGCTCCCCCGCCGCCCTGGCGAGCGCCCCGCTGGTGGAGGCCCTGTACGAGCGGTACAAGGCCGAGCCGGAATCTCTGGACGAACACTGGCGCAGTTTCTTCCAGGGCTTCGAGCTGGCCATGTGCCCCCGCTCCTGCGTGGCGGCGGATCGCGCCCGGGCGCAGTCTCAGGTGGCGAGCCTCATCTTCGCCTACCGCAGCCGCGGCCACCTTCTGGCCAAGGTGGACCCCCTCGGCGATCCCGTGGACGATCACCCCGACCTCAGCCTGGACGCCTTCGGCCTGACGGAGGAGGACCTGGAACGCGTATTCGACACGGGCCACCTGGGAGGCCCCCAGCGGGCCACCTTGAAGGAGATCCTTCAGATCCTCAAGGAGACCTACTGCGGGAGCATCGGCCTGGAGTATCTCCACATCCAGGACGTGCGCGTCCGGCGCTGGCTCCAGGCGGAGATCGAGCCCGTCCGGGGACGCCCGAACTTCCCGCGCGAGAAGAAGCTGGAGATCCTCGAGCGGCTCATCGACGCCGAACTCTTCGAGACCTTCCTCCAGAGCCGGTACCCGGGCCAGAAGCGTTTTTCCCTCGAGGGGGCCGAATCCCTCATCCCGGCGATCCACGCGGTGGCGGAGATGGCGCCGGACCTGGGCGCGGAGGAGCTGGTCATGGGCATGGCCCACCGGGGCCGACTCAACGTCCTGGCCAACATCCTGGACAAGTCCTACTCCATGATCTTCTCGGAGTTCGAGGACATCGGCCTGCCCGACTCCGTGGGCGGCGACGGCGACGTGAAATACCACAGGGGGTTCTCCTCCACCCACGTGAACGCCTCGGGCAAGCCCCTCCACATCAGCCTCACGAGCAACCCGAGCCATCTCGAGGCCGTGGACCCCGTGGTCCTCGGGCGCGTGCGGGCCAAACAGCGCCGGAGGAACGACACCGTCGAGCGGAGGAAGGTGCTCCCCCTCCTCATCCACGGGGACGCGGCCTTCGCCGGCCAGGGGCTCGTGGCCGAAACGCTCAACCTCTCGGGTCTGCCGGGATACACCACGGGCGGAACGATCCACCTCATCGTCAACAACCAGATCGGATTCACGACCCTCCCCCGGGAGGGGCGCTCCACAACCTACGCCACCGACGTCGCCAAGATGATCGAGGCCCCGATCTTCCACGTGAACGGCGACGATCCGGAAGCCGTGGTCTTCGCCGCGGAACTCTGCCTCCGGTTCCGCCAGACCTTCGGCCGGGACGTCATCCTGGACATGGTCTGCTACCGCCGCCACGGGCACAACGAGGGGGACGAGCCCGCCTTCACCCAGCCCGTCCTCTACCGGAAGATCAAGGACCGGCCCTCGGTGCGCCGCCTGTATACCGAGCGGCTCATTCAGTGCTGCGACCTGGGACAGGAGGAGGCGGACCGGATCGCCGGGGCGTTCAAGGACCGGCTCCAGGCCGCCTTCGAGGCGGTCAAGGAGAAGGCCCCCTCCCGGGAGCGATTCGCCTTCCAGGACCGCTGGGCGGGCCTCGACGCGCCGTACAGCCACGCCCCGGTGGCGACGGGCGTCTCCCACGGCGTCCTCGTGGAGGTGGCCCGGGCCCTCACTCAGGTCCCCGAGGGCTTCGCCCTCAACCCGAAGGTGGCCCGGCGCCTGCCGGAGATCTTCAAGGCGGTGGCCGAGCGGGGGACCGTGGACTGGCCCACGGCCGAACTCCTGTCCTTCGGGAGCCTCCTCCACGAAGGCGTCCCCGTTCGCCTCTCGGGACAGGATAGCGCCCGCGGGACCTTCAGCCAGCGCCATGCGGTCTGGCAGGACATGAACACCCAGGAGCCCTACATTCCCCTGCGGAACATCCACTCCGGCCAGGCGCGCTTTTGCGTGTACAACAGCCTCCTGAGCGAGGCCGCGGTCCTGGGCTTCGATTACGGCTACTCCCTCGAAGAGCCCCACATGCTCGTCCTGTGGGAGGCTCAGTTCGGCGACTTCGCCAACGGAGCCCAGGTGATCATCGACCAGTTCATCGCTTCCTCCCTGTCCAAGTGGCAGAGGGCCTCGGGGATCGTCCTTCTTCTTCCCCACGGGTACGAGGGCCAGGGCCCCGAGCATTCGAGCGCCCACATGGAGCGCTACCTCCAGCTCTGCGCCGAGGACAACCTCCAGGTCGTGAACCTCACCACCCCCGCCCAGTACTTCCATGCCCTGCGGCGCCAGATGAAGCGGAACTTCCGCCGTCCCCTCGTGGTCATGGCGCCCAAGAGCCTCCTGAGGCACCCCCTCTGCGTCTCCCCGGTCCCCGACCTGACGTCGGACCGTTTCCACGAAGTCCTTCCCGACCCGGAGCCGCCCATGAACGTCCACCGCGTGGTCCTTTGCAGCGGTAAGGTCTTCTACGACCTTCTCGAGGCGAGGCGCAAGGCGGGCGTGACGGACGCGGCCCTCGTGCGGCTCGAGCAGGTCCATCCCTTCCCGGCCGCGCTCCTCCGCGAAGCCCTCGCGCCCTTTTCCTCGGCCCTGGAGGTAGTCTGGTGCCAGGAGGAGTCCATGAACCGGGGGGCCTGGACCTTCGTGGAGCCGCGCCTGAGGGATCTCCTCGGCGGCCTCCCCCTCCGCTATGCCGGCCGCAAGGCGAGCGCCAGCCCCGCCGTGGGGTCGCTCAGGGCCCACCTCCAGGAGCAGGCCGCCCTCGTGCGCGATGCCCTGGCCCTGAGCGAAGAGGGGACGAGATGA